A stretch of the Elephas maximus indicus isolate mEleMax1 chromosome 3, mEleMax1 primary haplotype, whole genome shotgun sequence genome encodes the following:
- the TNFSF14 gene encoding tumor necrosis factor ligand superfamily member 14 isoform X3, with protein MEEAAVQPSVFVVDRQTDIPFTRLERGRRRQACSAARLGLSLVLLLLAAGLAVQGWFLLRLHWRLEEMTASLPVRDAGSWEQLVQGANASLTGSGGPLLWETQLGLAFLRGLNYRDGALVISQAGYYYIYSKVQLGGIGCPQGLAGSLPVTHGLYKRTPRYPKELELLVSRRSPCGRMASPSVWWDSSFLGGVVHLEAGEEVVVRVPGERLVRLRDGTRSYFGAFMV; from the exons ATGGAGGAGGCAGCTGTGCAGCCCTCGGTGTTTGtggtggacagacagacagacatccCATTCACAAGGCTAGAGCGTGGCCGCCGGAGGCAGGCCTGCAGCGCTGCCCGGCTGGGCCTGAGCCTCGTCCTGCTGCTGCTGGCTGCTGGGCTGGCCGTGCAGGGCTGGTTCCTGCTGCGGCTGCACTGGCGCCTGGAGGAGATGACCGCCAGCCTGCCG GTCAGGGACGCGGGCTCCTGGGAGCAGCTTGTTCAAG GGGCCAATGCCAGTCTGACAGGCAGTGGGGGCCCACTTCTGTGGGAGACACAGCTGGGCCTGGCCTTCCTGAGAGGCCTGAACTACCGAGATGGGGCTCTGGTGATATCCCAGGCTGGCTACTATTACATCTATTCCAAGGTACAGCTGGGTGGCATAGGCTGCCCGCAGGGGCTGGCTGGCAGCCTGCCTGTCACCCATGGCCTTTACAAGCGCACACCCCGCTACCCCAAGGAGTTGGAGCTCTTGGTCAGCCGGCGGTCTCCCTGTGGGCGGATGGCCAGCCCCAGCGTCTGGTGGGACAGCAGCTTCCTGGGCGGCGTGGTGCACCTGGAGGCTGGAGAGGAGGTGGTCGTCCGGGTGCCTGGCGAGCGCCTAGTCCGGCTCCGCGATGGAACACGATCTTACTTTGGGGCCTTCATGGTGTGA
- the TNFSF14 gene encoding tumor necrosis factor ligand superfamily member 14 isoform X1 has protein sequence MEEAAVQPSVFVVDRQTDIPFTRLERGRRRQACSAARLGLSLVLLLLAAGLAVQGWFLLRLHWRLEEMTASLPVRDAGSWEQLVQEGRSHQTNPAAHLTGANASLTGSGGPLLWETQLGLAFLRGLNYRDGALVISQAGYYYIYSKVQLGGIGCPQGLAGSLPVTHGLYKRTPRYPKELELLVSRRSPCGRMASPSVWWDSSFLGGVVHLEAGEEVVVRVPGERLVRLRDGTRSYFGAFMV, from the exons ATGGAGGAGGCAGCTGTGCAGCCCTCGGTGTTTGtggtggacagacagacagacatccCATTCACAAGGCTAGAGCGTGGCCGCCGGAGGCAGGCCTGCAGCGCTGCCCGGCTGGGCCTGAGCCTCGTCCTGCTGCTGCTGGCTGCTGGGCTGGCCGTGCAGGGCTGGTTCCTGCTGCGGCTGCACTGGCGCCTGGAGGAGATGACCGCCAGCCTGCCG GTCAGGGACGCGGGCTCCTGGGAGCAGCTTGTTCAAG AAGGGAGGTCCCACCAGACCAACCCAGCAGCACACCTCACAG GGGCCAATGCCAGTCTGACAGGCAGTGGGGGCCCACTTCTGTGGGAGACACAGCTGGGCCTGGCCTTCCTGAGAGGCCTGAACTACCGAGATGGGGCTCTGGTGATATCCCAGGCTGGCTACTATTACATCTATTCCAAGGTACAGCTGGGTGGCATAGGCTGCCCGCAGGGGCTGGCTGGCAGCCTGCCTGTCACCCATGGCCTTTACAAGCGCACACCCCGCTACCCCAAGGAGTTGGAGCTCTTGGTCAGCCGGCGGTCTCCCTGTGGGCGGATGGCCAGCCCCAGCGTCTGGTGGGACAGCAGCTTCCTGGGCGGCGTGGTGCACCTGGAGGCTGGAGAGGAGGTGGTCGTCCGGGTGCCTGGCGAGCGCCTAGTCCGGCTCCGCGATGGAACACGATCTTACTTTGGGGCCTTCATGGTGTGA
- the TNFSF14 gene encoding tumor necrosis factor ligand superfamily member 14 isoform X2, producing MEEAAVQPSVFVVDRQTDIPFTRLERGRRRQACSAARLGLSLVLLLLAAGLAVQGWFLLRLHWRLEEMTASLPVRDAGSWEQLVQGRSHQTNPAAHLTGANASLTGSGGPLLWETQLGLAFLRGLNYRDGALVISQAGYYYIYSKVQLGGIGCPQGLAGSLPVTHGLYKRTPRYPKELELLVSRRSPCGRMASPSVWWDSSFLGGVVHLEAGEEVVVRVPGERLVRLRDGTRSYFGAFMV from the exons ATGGAGGAGGCAGCTGTGCAGCCCTCGGTGTTTGtggtggacagacagacagacatccCATTCACAAGGCTAGAGCGTGGCCGCCGGAGGCAGGCCTGCAGCGCTGCCCGGCTGGGCCTGAGCCTCGTCCTGCTGCTGCTGGCTGCTGGGCTGGCCGTGCAGGGCTGGTTCCTGCTGCGGCTGCACTGGCGCCTGGAGGAGATGACCGCCAGCCTGCCG GTCAGGGACGCGGGCTCCTGGGAGCAGCTTGTTCAAG GGAGGTCCCACCAGACCAACCCAGCAGCACACCTCACAG GGGCCAATGCCAGTCTGACAGGCAGTGGGGGCCCACTTCTGTGGGAGACACAGCTGGGCCTGGCCTTCCTGAGAGGCCTGAACTACCGAGATGGGGCTCTGGTGATATCCCAGGCTGGCTACTATTACATCTATTCCAAGGTACAGCTGGGTGGCATAGGCTGCCCGCAGGGGCTGGCTGGCAGCCTGCCTGTCACCCATGGCCTTTACAAGCGCACACCCCGCTACCCCAAGGAGTTGGAGCTCTTGGTCAGCCGGCGGTCTCCCTGTGGGCGGATGGCCAGCCCCAGCGTCTGGTGGGACAGCAGCTTCCTGGGCGGCGTGGTGCACCTGGAGGCTGGAGAGGAGGTGGTCGTCCGGGTGCCTGGCGAGCGCCTAGTCCGGCTCCGCGATGGAACACGATCTTACTTTGGGGCCTTCATGGTGTGA